The Candidatus Binatia bacterium sequence ATCACCGACACCTTTCCCGAGCCCTGTCGCTTCGTGCTCGAGGAGCTGCGCGAGGTCTACCGCGTCGATGCGCGCGCCAAAAAGGATAAGCTCGATCCCGACCAGCGGCTCGCCCTGCACCGCAGGGAGAATGGCCTGCGCATGGCGCGGCTCAAGAAGTGGCTCTACACCCAGATACGCGAGAAGAACGTCGAGCCCAACTCGCCGCTGGGCGAGGCGATTGCCTACATGAAAAAGCACTGGCGGCAGCTGGTCCTCTTCCTGCGCAAGCCCGGGGCGCCGCTGGACAACACGATTGTCGAGCGCGCCCTCAAGC is a genomic window containing:
- a CDS encoding IS66 family transposase, producing the protein MCDGLPHNTAGDFETIVGHCMAHARRYYVKITDTFPEPCRFVLEELREVYRVDARAKKDKLDPDQRLALHRRENGLRMARLKKWLYTQIREKNVEPNSPLGEAIAYMKKHWRQLVLFLRKPGAPLDNTIVERALK